A portion of the Haemorhous mexicanus isolate bHaeMex1 chromosome 3, bHaeMex1.pri, whole genome shotgun sequence genome contains these proteins:
- the LOC132325717 gene encoding LOW QUALITY PROTEIN: calcium homeostasis modulator protein 6-like (The sequence of the model RefSeq protein was modified relative to this genomic sequence to represent the inferred CDS: inserted 1 base in 1 codon; substituted 1 base at 1 genomic stop codon) — protein MDRLQKAVDFCIHHQTTVSFSMMSLLMATSEHIFSSVVFKCPCNSGNLVYGYSFLLAPAFVLWLLSYLMNTRTWHLFTGMCSLEKHPQCCSWXTCARFCQLLVPMTAKASVAPLTWIAVALLGANFYECVASGSNMSAPLFCKNNINYNQEQLYKMPCDKNLSAVMSSACLSFHAQSQLIGWFLMASIMTVALISKCVTHCRSPVSYLQLKFRKIYSRKEHELLKIKAKEHATELAEGNXNCFFEATDPAPFHTPSNEDWQKISVLYTFNSQEQYYSVIHKYVSTSRGKSTKFEEEGQHLTVLQFVDEDQARVSGL, from the exons atGGATAGGTTACAGAAGGCAGTGGATTTCTGCATCCACCACCAGACCACTGTGAGTTTCAGCATGATGTCCCTGCTGATGGCTACCAGCGAGCACATCTTCTCATCTGTGGTGTTCAAGTGTCCCTGCAACTCTGGGAACCTGGTGTATGGTTATTCCTTCCTCTTAGCACCTGCCTTCGTCCTCTGGCTGCTCAGCTACTTGATGAATACCAGGACATGGCACCTGTTTACAGGCATGTGCTCTCTGGAGAAGCATCCCCAGTGCTGTTCCTGGTGAACCTGTGCCCGCTTCTGCCAGCTGTTGGTGCCAATGACAGCCAAAGCCTCGGTGGCCCCGCTCACCTGGATAGCGGTGGCCCTGCTCGGAGCCAACTTCTACGAGTGTGTGGCCAGCGGGAGCAACATGTCAGCGCCCCTCTTctgtaaaaataatataaattacaACCAAGAGCAGCTGTACAAAATGCCCTGTGATAAGAACTTGTCAGCAGTGATGTCAAGTGCATGCCTCAGCTTTCATGCGCAGTCCCAG CTGATAGGATGGTTCCTGATGGCCAGCATCATGACTGTGGCACTGATTTCAAAATGTGTCACCCACTGCCGCTCCCCTGTCAGCTATCTTCAGCTCAAGTTCAGGAAAATTTACTCAAGAAAAGAACATGAACTCCTTAAGATCAAAGCCAAAGAGCACGCAACAGAGCtagcagaaggaa aaaattgcttttttgaAGCCACTGATCCAGCACCATTTCACACTCCAAGCAATGAAGACTGGCAGAAGATTTCAGTCTTGTATACCTTTAATTCACAAGAGCAGTATTACAGCGTGATACACAAGTATGTGAGCACCAGCAGAGGCAAGAGCACCAAATTCGAGGAAGAAGGTCAGCATCTCACTGTTTTACAATTTGTGGATGAAGACCAGGCAAGAGTTTCAGGGTTGTAA
- the CALHM5 gene encoding calcium homeostasis modulator protein 5, with the protein MDAFQTILKFFMNRKTAIGYSFMALLTMGGERVFSLVAFRCPCSNENFRYGLVFLFSPALVLLVIGYFLNSKTWKLFTGCWVNPRKIFPRGNICHFFYVFGQITLNALVAPVMWLSVALLNGTFYECAMSGLKNPAYLQAVCHSKSENCFEELHKVACDKSSLPFSESDELKRTLQAQSQILGWCVIVIAALLSLLTTCCASCQSKVSHLQLMFWRVYEGTEKEQLEQIFQLYATKLSERNLKCFFENKEPEPISLPAFQAWEDASQLYSFSSSKQHYSTIHRLVEEGQKGTSEERETMLDLADRREVP; encoded by the exons ATGGATGCATTCCAAACAATCCTGAAGTTCTTTATGAACCGGAAAACCGCTATAGGTTACAGTTTTATGGCGCTGCTGACAATGGGAGGTGAACGTGTGTTTTCTCTTGTTGCTTTCAGATGCCCTTGCAGCAATGAAAACTTCAGGTACGGTTTGGTATTTCTCTTCTCGCCAGCTCTTGTTTTGCTGGTTATTGGATACTTCTTGAACAGCAAGACCTGGAAACTCTTTACAGGCTGCTGGGTGAATCCCAGGAAAATATTCCCCAGAGGGAATATCTGCCATTTCTTTTACGTCTTTGGACAAATCACTTTAAATGCTCTGGTAGCCCCAGTGATGTGGCTCTCCGTGGCTTTGCTCAACGGGACTTTTTACGAATGTGCCATGAGTGGCTTGAAAAATCCTGCCTACTTACAAGCAGTTTGCCACAGCAAATCGGAGAACTGCTTTGAAGAGCTACACAAGGTAGCCTGTGACAAAAGCTCCCTGCCCTTTTCAGAGAGTGATGAACTGAAAAGAACACTTCAAGCACAGTCCCAG ATTTTAGGCTGGTGTGTGATAGTTATCgcagctctcctctccctgctaACCActtgctgtgccagctgccagtCAAAAGTCAGCCACCTCCAGCTGATGTTTTGGAGAGTGTATGAAGGGACAGAGAAGGAGCAACTGGAGCAGATTTTCCAGCTGTATGCCACCAAGCTGAGCGAGAGAAACCTGAAGTGCTTTTTTGAAAACAAGGAACCAGAACCCATTTCCCTGCCAGCTTTCCAGGCATGGGAAGATGCTTCCCAGCTATactctttcagcagcagcaaacagcattATAGCACGATTCACAGGCTAGTTGAAGAAGGCCAGAAGGGAACCAGTGAGGAAAGAGAGACAATGCTGGACCTTGCGGACAGAAGGGAAGTACCATAG
- the CALHM4 gene encoding calcium homeostasis modulator protein 4: MTFLPKWLTFLKGKEVVIANAIIAILTIGGQQLFSFFTFSCPCHVGQNLIYGLAFLGVPALILLIVGYALNNQTWRLVMGKSSHFERETSSNWLLKYKLLCFVLCSITGRALVAPVTWLAVTLINGSYYICAVSEYVPVHYYGAAPNVTASERSRILATFPCGQLVPPELSRARDEVILLLRYQSQVAGWLLIAVVVITVFLSYCLASCFSPLSFLHFRYWNSYVHNEQELFDEATEQHSRLYAMQNVRKFFGFVPGSENVKEIRIPSLREWQAISGLAFLKQVDKEHYDYSLLHDWALKERASGKYLRIDEDPGIITQL, translated from the exons ATGACTTTCCTTCCTAAGTGGTTAACTTTTCTAAAAGGCAAAGAGGTTGTTATTGCCAATGCAATAATTGCAATATTGACAATTGGTGGGCAgcaacttttctcttttttcacatTCAGCTGTCCCTGTCATGTTGGACAGAACCTTATCTATGGGCTGGCTTTCCTAGGAGTGCCTGCACTGATCCTTCTGATTGTTGGCTATGCCCTGAACAACCAGACGTGGAGGCTGGTTATGGGCAAAAGCTCTCATTTTGAGAGGGAGACTTCATCAAACTGGCTGCTGAAATACAAACTGCTCTGCTTTGTCCTGTGCAGCATCACGGGGAGGGCACTGGTTGCTCCAGTCACATGGCTTGCAGTGACCCTGATAAATGGCTCCTATTATATCTGTGCTGTGAGCGAGTACGTCCCTGTGCATTACTATGGAGCTGCTCCTAATGTTACCGCTAGTGAGCGCAGCAGGATATTGGCAACATTTCCCTGCGGGCAGCTGGTTCCTCCAGAGCTGAGCCGGGCGAGAGATGAGGTGATTCTCCTCCTCCGATACCAGTCACAA GTGGCTGGCTGGCTTTTGATTGCTGTGGTAGTCATCACTGTGTTCCTTTCTTACTGCCTGGCAAGCTGTTTCTCCCCACTCAGCTTTCTACACTTCAGATACTGGAACAGCTACGTCCACAATGAGCAGGAGCTCTTCGATGAGGCAACAGAGCAGCACTCCAGGCTCTATGCCATGCAGAATGTAAGGAAGTTCTTTGGCTTTGTCCCAGGAAGTGAGAATGTAAAGGAAATTCGTATCCCATCTCTCAGGGAGTGGCAGGCCATTTCTGGACTGGCCTTTCTGAAACAAGTGGATAAGGAGCACTATGATTACAGCCTCCTCCATGACTGGGCACTCAAGGAGCGTGCGAGTGGAAAGTATCTGAGGATTGATGAAGACCCTGGGATCATAACACAGCTCTGA
- the TRAPPC3L gene encoding trafficking protein particle complex subunit 3-like protein — MSRSPGRKQENHKIYSKDRDKIGGTKAELLAAFMAATPEILLRFSTGLGMRGTKFLRLQAVQKQKSKCFGLRYKCQSRELFVLTYGALVAQLCKEYEKDEDVNACLDRMGYSIGIRLIDDFLAHSAVRKCRSYSETADMIAQVAFKMYLGVTASVSCNSVTGNEFSLILDKNPLVDFVEELPAERASLCYCNLLCGVIRGALEMVNLAAEVSFLQDRLKGDAVTEIGITFLRKPEDRRHRRNK; from the exons ATGTCTCGGTCACCAGGAAGAAAGCAGGAGAACCACAAAATA TACTCAAAGGATAGGGATAAGATCGGTGGTacaaaagcagagctgctggcagcatttATGGCTGCTACTCCTGAGATTCTGCTGAGATTCTCTACAGGCTTGGGAATGAGGGGCACAAAATTTCTGAGACTGCAAGCTGTTCAGAAACAGAAGTCTAAGTGCTTTGGTCTAAGATACAAATGCCAG AGCAGAGAACTTTTTGTACTCACATATGGGGCCTTGGTAGCCCAGCTGTGCAAGGAGTATGAAAAAGATGAAGATGTCAATGCCTGTTTAGATAGAAT GGGATACAGCATCGGCATAAGGCTCATTGATGACTTCTTGGCTCATTCAGCTGTGAGAAAGTGCCGTAGTTACTCTGAAACAGCAGACATGATTGCACAG GTTGCTTTCAAGATGTACCTTGGGGTCACCGCTAGTGTGAGCTGCAATAGTGTCACAGGGAATGAATTCTCCTTAATCCTCGACAAAAACCCACTGGTGGACTTtgtggaggagctgccagcGGAACGAGCGTCACTTTGCTATTGTAACCTCCTCTGTGGGGTGATTCGAGGTGCCTTGGAAATG GTTAACTTAGCAGCAGAAGTTTCCTTCCTCCAGGACAGGCTGAAGGGCGATGCTGTGACAGAAATAGGAATTACGTTTTTAAGGAAGCCTGAAGACAGAAGGCACagaaggaacaaatga
- the LOC132325715 gene encoding uncharacterized protein LOC132325715 — MTPLGWAGLGWAARTEGGRYGGRRCGCLGGRPRAGRRPGRPHSRRTRCSARSSAQLRAGRSVPGERERSCWHRPRCFPAPPGSGGLGRAEVRSPCVAQTSDELMPASSEMDLSLSEAEHHQQWRQHLWITDLRNEEKDPEQQKLQPRRGVSGTALQTPSSVRKEGSRCYRLWSRGSPAAPGADHGEAAVPLQPKEVPGETDPPAAPGGTHTRAGGCLQEPVAPLGACAGADAWQDWEAREEPHCNRFAAGFVTLQGTYTLTGGA, encoded by the exons ATGACgcctctgggctgggctgggctgggctgggctgcacgGACGGAGGGAGGGAGGTACGGAGGGAGGCGGTGCGGCTGCCTTGGCGGGAGGCCGCGCGCGgggcgccggcccggccgccctCACAGCCGCCGTACCCGCTGCTCGGCCCGCTCCAGCGCTCAGCTCCGGGCAGGACGGAGCGTACCTGGCGAGCGGGAGAGATCCTGCTGGCATCGCCCGCGCTGCTTCCCTGCACCTCCCGGGAGCGGCGGCCTTGGCAGAGCTGAGGTCCGCAGTCCCTGTGTTGCACAGACTAGCGATG AGTTGATGCCAGCCAGCTCCGAGATGGACCTGTCACTGTCCGAGGCTGAGCACCATCAGCAATGGAGGCAGCACCTCTGGATAACAGATttaagaaatgaggaaaaagacCCCGAACAACAGAAATTGCAGCCAAGGAGAGGAGTGAGcggaacagctctgcagacaccaagctcagtgaggaaggagggaagcaGGTGCTAcaggctctggagcagaggttcccctgcagcccctggagcagacCATGGGGAGGCAGCTGTACCCCTGCAACCCAAGGAGGTCCCTGGTGAAacagatccacctgcagcccctggaggaacccacaccagagcaggtgggTGCCTGCAGGAACCTGTGGCCCCACTAGgggcctgtgctggagcagacGCTTGGCAAGACTGGGAGGCAAGAGAGGAGCCCCACTGCAACAGGTTTGCTGCAGGATTTGTGACCCTGCAGGGAACCTACACTTTAACAGGTGGTGCCTGA